Proteins encoded in a region of the Gammaproteobacteria bacterium genome:
- a CDS encoding amino acid adenylation domain-containing protein yields the protein METHAPDLDQVHKALSSDPLITDFTIVSRQSLVGELHWLVYVVPGPLYSQETLEQKLASLVDRPNPPLSIIPISSVPRDEQGDWDASALSRYPVFNETVIGHIEEKVRGIAGIRKAAAIVEPADLPARLHLSDLLPERNKKAVDIELTAKNGEGDSSTGNSASGESATDVPAISTGGDLIVPENAPSNLVEMLFAASKTVPGKSLHFHSANGTTSSASYSDLLERAMELMHGLVAEGLNPGTHVLFQIGDNRKFLEAFWACILGGFVPVPTAIMTDTRPETLERFTGVYKTLDCEFILSCGEQAEILHEVFKPVQPENIRIVDTDTLQLVENKNGQAAHLPQGGDVALMMLTSGSTGLPKGVPLTHRNLVSRSIASVQFHGFDKDMVTLNWMPLDHVSGLIYFHLRDVYLQCTQVHVQTEIILAKPARWLDLLDKYRVTVTFAPNFAFGLVCNIEDELAGGDWDLSCLRLILNGGESVVASTARKFLSIFGQWGLAKEVMCPAWGMSEISSGITYGTDFSLESTSDSDAYVEVGYPIPGDSLRIVDENDRLLMEGEVGRLQVKGETVFKGYYGRNDADNQVFTKDGWFITGDLGLIRNGSLTITGREKDIIILNGVNYAGPRIESVVEKVEGVLASFTAAIAVPNLDGDGTECLGIFFSPLNADDRSLELQIRKIKDQVFREEGILPAYVVPLPREEVPKTSIGKIQRPQLVERFKNGEFEKIVKRIDLLLGNANTVPSWFFQPDWQTKSAGSGARISRNDSNAVIIFSEAMDGIASSFSEALNNSGSITILVGGGTEFEKLDKFRYRHNLETADGYQRLIDALQEEGIQPGVVVFDFTSTDTEIQNAQGLYADTLSACNRFVCGSRAVVQLASTSNATIKLLVLNRGWSSFGKFQGSTSLGAPILSLVKSLSLENMSITCASVDVGEFDSATASDCVIEELNSGLPDVEVAFRSGRRHVMALQRVKLSQTAGSGSLKPHGHYLVSGGLGGVGFNLVSYLLKQYDACIVITGREDLQPDTERYNKYEELKKLPGSVLYVRSDLCEPALLEQAFSALTNSTSISLDGIFHLAGSYHESLVIDETRESLDQLFSPKVNGSQTLLELASRNPECFFVGFSSVSSLFGGAMIGGYSASNLFLDQLASRREEGARVYSINWATWRDTGISREFEFKDALQASGYMEMPVDSALRSLEIILSQQPGNYIVGLDICNQRIRSRMSESSVLIKMRCYCELESGETSGSLPQISQEDDYGTSISAELVYLPQLPVTDSGAIDRKALIAMYQNGSSRIVPPSTPVEEQLASIWQNLLGINEVSVDWSFFELGGQSLLATKLNSELASRFGVDWSLRNIFELPTLKEQAQRIERESGALTSVARDDSAISGNLALGLSSSQKRMWFMDQFSTARHMYNISAALQIEGHLDEGMLAESIQRVIMRHEALRTTFPKEDGQPIQKIAASLHIEVPVCDLSPLDDEAKKKELSELGKKEACREFDLEKGPLLRALLIRMAPNEYTFMVTMHHIISDGWSIQIFFRDLLEYYQSYSKEDMSPPRDLTYQYSDYARWQSQWQASSDFNSKCEYWIEKLRGVGVGLEIPTDKPRPELQTYRGQRYLTHLPATLSVRLEDYARNQNVSLYMVLLTAFQILLYRRSRQEDVVIGTVTANRNKTELNDLIGSFVNLFVLRTQLDGKASFCETLKEVRTAALEAFEFMDIPFEVIVDKLQASRDLSRAPVFQIAFDFREPFLTKSPMPGIKLGLMEPDLGISKYDLHLTIEAQDNGLKVIWEYATDLFYEESIAQMAEQYRVLLENILEDPQQVIEEILLFSKPELQEHVKSCRGVERSEYLDGASVLSLIESQAERNPMQTAVEYDGQSISYEELNKKSSQLAGYLQKNGVGIGTMVAISLNRNPNMVIAMLGVMKAGGAYVPLDPKYPLDRIEFILRKSKAPLILTEEQLAEKFKSLGVSLFELDKDWSMVEAHPVVSPRIKIEPEQLAYSIFTSGSTGQPKGVLLQHWGLLNLACSAKAALRITSDSRVLQFSSFGFDASVWEIFTTLAAGATLCLGKDSELLPGMDLINFLVSKNISVATLPPSVLRVLPEAELPALKTIVSAGEACSLELVNRWADSRLFINAYGPTETTVCATMGEVIPDADGNSPDIGYPLPNMAVYLVDDKLQPVPPGVPGELCVSGVGLARGYLGLSELTSEKFVENPYGSGIYTRMYRTGDLALRKVDGRISYIGRIDNQVKLRGFRIELGEIEHVLRQSPQVDDAAVLLREDNPGDRKLVGYVVLNTALNSIDRSGGESKPLGDTRILKQDIKDILARQLPEYMHPNIIEFLDSMPLTSNGKIDRNALPVPDQARSGLDIGVTDPTSTLEGEIVDIWKQLLGLEVVGIEQNFFDIGGDSLKMAEVQHQVLSRIGRKIELVELFQYPTVRTLAAYLESNKNSRPTEKQVDLAAKERSNTGKQRMLDLAKRKQDARNRTRKPL from the coding sequence ATGGAAACTCACGCCCCAGACCTCGATCAAGTCCACAAAGCGCTTTCGTCTGATCCACTGATCACGGACTTCACGATAGTCAGCAGGCAGTCGCTGGTTGGTGAGCTCCATTGGTTAGTCTATGTTGTCCCCGGCCCACTCTACTCTCAGGAAACGCTGGAGCAGAAACTGGCTTCACTAGTTGACCGTCCGAATCCTCCTTTATCGATCATCCCGATCAGCTCCGTACCTCGAGATGAACAAGGCGATTGGGATGCGTCAGCACTGTCGCGTTATCCTGTATTCAATGAGACGGTTATTGGACACATTGAGGAAAAAGTGCGCGGCATCGCAGGTATTAGGAAGGCCGCTGCCATCGTTGAGCCCGCTGATTTACCCGCCCGACTTCACCTATCAGATCTACTTCCAGAGCGTAACAAGAAAGCCGTTGATATTGAATTGACAGCCAAGAATGGTGAAGGCGATTCGTCGACCGGGAATTCTGCTTCGGGCGAGTCTGCAACAGACGTACCTGCCATCAGCACTGGTGGGGACCTGATTGTTCCAGAAAACGCTCCATCAAACTTGGTGGAGATGCTGTTTGCGGCCAGTAAAACAGTTCCTGGTAAGTCTTTGCATTTCCATAGTGCCAACGGTACCACATCATCTGCCAGTTATTCTGATCTACTGGAAAGGGCTATGGAGTTGATGCATGGACTAGTCGCGGAGGGACTGAACCCGGGCACACACGTGTTATTTCAGATAGGCGACAATCGTAAGTTCCTCGAGGCATTCTGGGCGTGTATCCTGGGCGGCTTCGTTCCGGTTCCCACAGCGATAATGACGGACACCAGACCTGAGACCCTCGAGCGATTCACTGGTGTGTATAAAACACTTGATTGTGAATTTATACTGAGTTGTGGTGAGCAAGCCGAAATTCTGCATGAAGTATTCAAGCCCGTTCAGCCGGAAAACATTCGCATAGTAGATACCGACACTCTCCAACTCGTAGAGAACAAAAATGGTCAAGCGGCGCATCTCCCTCAGGGCGGGGATGTGGCTTTGATGATGTTGACATCGGGCAGTACCGGCCTGCCAAAGGGTGTGCCGCTAACTCATCGAAACCTTGTATCCCGGTCGATTGCTTCCGTCCAGTTTCATGGATTCGACAAGGACATGGTGACACTGAACTGGATGCCTCTCGATCACGTTTCAGGTTTGATTTACTTTCACCTTCGTGATGTTTATCTACAGTGTACTCAAGTACATGTCCAGACAGAAATCATTCTGGCCAAGCCGGCGCGCTGGCTGGACCTTCTGGACAAATACCGGGTAACAGTGACTTTTGCTCCGAATTTCGCTTTTGGTCTGGTGTGCAATATTGAAGACGAATTGGCCGGAGGGGATTGGGATCTTTCATGTCTCAGGTTGATCCTTAATGGTGGTGAATCGGTTGTCGCGTCAACCGCGCGTAAGTTTCTTTCGATATTCGGTCAATGGGGGCTTGCAAAAGAAGTCATGTGCCCTGCCTGGGGGATGTCCGAGATCTCCTCGGGTATTACCTACGGTACCGATTTCAGTCTCGAAAGCACGTCTGATAGCGACGCGTACGTGGAGGTGGGATACCCTATTCCCGGAGATAGTCTTCGAATCGTAGACGAAAATGACCGGCTTTTGATGGAAGGTGAGGTGGGTCGACTGCAGGTTAAAGGTGAAACCGTATTCAAGGGGTACTATGGAAGAAATGATGCAGACAACCAGGTTTTCACTAAAGATGGTTGGTTTATAACTGGCGATTTAGGACTGATACGCAATGGCAGCTTAACCATCACTGGGCGTGAGAAAGACATAATTATTCTGAACGGAGTTAACTATGCGGGGCCTCGGATAGAATCTGTAGTTGAGAAAGTCGAAGGGGTACTGGCGTCTTTTACTGCGGCGATTGCCGTACCAAACCTGGATGGAGATGGCACAGAGTGCCTTGGCATATTTTTTTCTCCACTGAATGCTGATGATAGATCGCTCGAGTTACAAATCAGAAAAATCAAGGACCAGGTTTTTCGAGAAGAAGGAATCTTACCAGCTTATGTTGTTCCACTTCCTCGAGAAGAAGTACCAAAAACCTCGATCGGTAAAATTCAGCGGCCACAGCTCGTTGAGCGTTTTAAGAACGGCGAATTTGAAAAAATAGTCAAGCGCATAGACCTGTTGTTGGGAAATGCGAATACAGTCCCGTCTTGGTTTTTCCAACCGGACTGGCAGACAAAGTCTGCCGGCAGTGGCGCCCGTATCTCTCGGAACGATTCTAATGCGGTTATTATTTTCTCTGAAGCCATGGATGGCATTGCATCTAGTTTTTCAGAGGCACTGAATAATTCAGGATCCATCACGATCTTGGTCGGAGGTGGGACTGAATTCGAGAAGTTGGATAAGTTCCGATATCGTCATAATCTCGAAACTGCTGATGGCTATCAGCGCCTGATCGACGCTCTTCAAGAGGAAGGTATTCAGCCCGGTGTCGTAGTTTTCGATTTCACTTCCACTGATACTGAAATTCAAAACGCCCAAGGTCTTTATGCTGATACTTTATCGGCTTGCAATAGGTTTGTTTGCGGAAGCAGGGCCGTGGTCCAACTGGCGTCAACGTCCAACGCGACCATCAAACTGTTGGTGTTGAATAGGGGGTGGAGTTCTTTTGGGAAATTTCAGGGATCCACGTCACTTGGCGCACCGATCTTGAGCCTGGTCAAATCTCTGTCGCTTGAAAATATGTCGATTACATGCGCCAGTGTGGATGTTGGTGAATTCGATAGTGCTACGGCATCTGATTGTGTAATCGAAGAATTGAATTCCGGCTTGCCTGACGTTGAAGTAGCGTTCCGATCGGGGCGCAGACACGTCATGGCATTGCAACGGGTAAAACTTAGTCAAACTGCCGGCTCTGGTAGCCTGAAACCACATGGACACTACCTGGTCAGTGGTGGGCTGGGAGGTGTTGGATTCAACCTGGTTTCTTACCTGCTAAAGCAGTACGACGCATGTATCGTCATCACTGGGCGCGAGGATCTGCAACCCGATACAGAGCGATACAATAAGTACGAAGAGCTGAAAAAACTACCAGGCAGTGTCCTTTACGTTCGTAGTGATCTTTGCGAACCAGCTTTGCTGGAGCAGGCTTTCTCGGCTTTAACGAATTCAACGTCAATTTCACTTGACGGCATTTTCCACCTTGCCGGAAGTTATCACGAATCTTTGGTTATAGATGAAACCAGAGAAAGCTTAGACCAATTATTCTCGCCGAAGGTCAACGGGTCTCAGACGTTGCTGGAATTGGCAAGTCGAAATCCAGAGTGCTTCTTTGTTGGTTTCTCGTCAGTTAGCAGTCTTTTCGGCGGGGCGATGATTGGCGGCTACAGTGCTTCGAACCTGTTCCTTGACCAATTAGCTTCTCGGAGAGAAGAAGGGGCACGGGTTTACTCAATAAACTGGGCGACATGGCGTGATACTGGTATTAGCCGGGAATTTGAGTTTAAGGACGCATTGCAGGCCTCAGGTTATATGGAAATGCCAGTTGATAGTGCATTGCGAAGCCTGGAGATAATACTTAGCCAGCAACCTGGGAACTATATCGTAGGGCTTGATATTTGCAATCAGCGTATCAGATCGCGCATGTCGGAATCGTCTGTGCTGATCAAAATGCGTTGTTATTGTGAACTGGAATCGGGTGAGACGAGCGGGTCCTTGCCACAGATATCGCAAGAGGATGACTACGGGACTTCGATTAGCGCGGAGTTGGTATATCTTCCCCAATTACCAGTAACAGATAGCGGGGCTATTGATAGGAAAGCGCTGATAGCGATGTATCAAAATGGATCTTCGCGTATCGTGCCCCCATCTACGCCTGTAGAAGAACAGCTGGCATCGATTTGGCAAAATTTACTGGGTATTAACGAAGTAAGTGTCGACTGGAGTTTTTTCGAATTGGGAGGTCAGTCGCTACTCGCAACCAAGCTGAATTCTGAATTGGCCAGTCGGTTCGGCGTAGATTGGTCGCTGAGGAATATTTTCGAGCTACCAACATTAAAAGAACAGGCTCAAAGAATTGAGAGAGAAAGCGGAGCGCTCACTTCAGTAGCGCGCGATGATTCGGCTATCAGCGGCAATCTGGCCTTAGGTTTGTCGTCTTCTCAAAAACGAATGTGGTTTATGGATCAGTTCAGTACGGCACGTCATATGTATAACATATCTGCCGCATTGCAAATCGAGGGCCACTTGGACGAGGGCATGCTAGCTGAGAGTATTCAGCGGGTAATTATGCGGCATGAAGCGCTACGTACGACGTTCCCAAAGGAAGATGGGCAACCTATCCAGAAAATAGCTGCCTCACTTCATATTGAGGTGCCTGTCTGCGATTTAAGTCCGCTTGATGATGAGGCGAAGAAAAAAGAACTTAGTGAGTTGGGAAAAAAGGAAGCGTGTAGGGAGTTTGATCTGGAGAAAGGCCCGCTTCTACGCGCGCTTTTAATAAGAATGGCGCCAAATGAATATACCTTTATGGTGACCATGCACCACATTATATCTGACGGCTGGTCGATTCAGATATTCTTTCGAGACCTTCTTGAATACTACCAATCATACAGTAAAGAAGATATGTCACCGCCACGAGATCTTACCTATCAGTATTCGGATTACGCCAGATGGCAATCTCAATGGCAAGCCAGTTCGGATTTCAATTCCAAGTGTGAGTACTGGATCGAGAAGCTGCGGGGTGTGGGTGTCGGTCTTGAGATACCAACTGATAAACCCAGACCTGAGTTACAAACATATCGAGGGCAGCGCTATTTGACGCATTTGCCGGCTACATTGTCAGTGCGTTTGGAAGATTATGCCAGGAACCAGAACGTGTCACTGTATATGGTACTTTTAACGGCCTTCCAAATACTTTTGTACCGTCGTTCCAGGCAGGAAGATGTTGTGATTGGTACTGTCACTGCCAATCGAAACAAAACTGAGCTCAACGACCTTATCGGTTCGTTTGTTAATCTGTTCGTGCTCAGGACGCAGCTTGACGGGAAAGCCAGCTTTTGCGAGACGTTGAAAGAGGTCAGGACTGCTGCACTGGAGGCGTTCGAATTCATGGATATTCCTTTCGAGGTTATTGTAGACAAGCTGCAGGCTAGTCGTGACTTGAGTAGGGCGCCCGTATTTCAGATAGCCTTCGATTTCAGGGAGCCATTCTTGACTAAATCCCCTATGCCGGGCATCAAGCTGGGGTTGATGGAACCGGATCTGGGGATCTCGAAGTACGACCTTCATCTCACAATAGAGGCGCAAGACAACGGTCTGAAAGTAATCTGGGAATACGCAACTGATTTGTTCTATGAAGAATCTATTGCGCAAATGGCAGAACAGTACAGAGTGCTTCTGGAAAACATATTGGAAGATCCTCAGCAGGTAATCGAAGAAATACTTCTTTTTTCCAAGCCAGAGCTACAGGAACATGTTAAGAGCTGTCGAGGTGTAGAACGCTCGGAATATCTCGATGGTGCCAGTGTTCTTTCTTTAATTGAGAGTCAAGCCGAGAGAAACCCCATGCAGACCGCCGTCGAATATGACGGCCAAAGTATCAGTTATGAGGAGCTCAATAAAAAATCCAGTCAATTGGCTGGCTACTTGCAAAAGAATGGAGTCGGCATTGGTACCATGGTTGCGATATCACTGAATCGAAACCCTAATATGGTTATTGCAATGCTGGGGGTAATGAAAGCGGGGGGAGCATATGTTCCACTAGACCCCAAGTATCCTTTGGACAGGATCGAGTTTATTCTCAGAAAAAGCAAGGCACCTCTAATTCTTACCGAGGAACAGCTGGCAGAAAAGTTCAAGTCCTTAGGCGTATCGCTATTTGAGCTGGACAAGGATTGGAGTATGGTTGAGGCTCATCCAGTAGTTAGTCCACGCATTAAAATAGAGCCAGAACAGTTGGCTTATTCTATTTTTACTTCCGGGTCTACGGGGCAGCCAAAAGGTGTCCTGCTCCAGCACTGGGGATTGCTCAATCTCGCCTGTAGTGCGAAAGCGGCACTACGCATAACTTCGGATAGCAGGGTGCTGCAGTTCTCCAGTTTTGGCTTTGATGCCTCAGTTTGGGAGATATTTACGACTCTGGCGGCTGGTGCAACGCTTTGCCTGGGAAAGGATAGCGAGCTATTGCCCGGGATGGATCTCATCAATTTTCTAGTTAGCAAGAATATCTCTGTGGCAACCTTGCCTCCGTCGGTATTGCGTGTCTTGCCAGAAGCTGAGTTGCCGGCATTGAAGACAATTGTCAGTGCGGGCGAAGCATGCAGTTTGGAGTTGGTAAATAGATGGGCAGATTCCAGGTTATTCATCAATGCGTATGGACCGACCGAAACTACAGTGTGCGCGACAATGGGAGAAGTCATTCCAGATGCTGATGGCAATTCGCCTGATATTGGATACCCTTTGCCAAACATGGCCGTTTATCTAGTTGATGACAAGTTGCAACCTGTGCCTCCAGGTGTGCCAGGTGAATTATGTGTTTCCGGGGTTGGATTGGCGCGAGGGTACCTCGGGCTTTCCGAGTTGACGTCCGAAAAATTTGTCGAAAACCCATACGGCAGCGGAATTTACACCAGAATGTACAGGACCGGTGATCTTGCGCTGCGCAAGGTAGACGGGCGGATTAGCTATATTGGACGAATTGACAACCAGGTCAAGCTTCGTGGGTTTCGCATTGAACTGGGAGAGATCGAGCATGTATTGAGACAATCTCCTCAAGTAGATGATGCAGCGGTTCTGTTGAGGGAGGATAATCCGGGTGACCGAAAACTGGTTGGCTACGTAGTTTTAAATACAGCGCTGAACTCAATCGATAGAAGTGGCGGAGAAAGCAAGCCTTTAGGAGACACAAGAATCCTGAAGCAGGATATAAAGGATATCCTGGCCAGACAATTGCCTGAATACATGCATCCAAACATAATCGAATTCCTGGACAGCATGCCTCTGACCTCCAATGGAAAAATCGACAGAAATGCCCTGCCAGTTCCCGACCAGGCGCGATCTGGATTGGATATTGGTGTGACTGATCCTACATCGACTCTCGAAGGAGAGATAGTTGATATCTGGAAGCAGTTACTTGGTCTCGAAGTTGTTGGTATAGAGCAGAACTTTTTTGATATAGGTGGCGACTCCCTCAAGATGGCTGAAGTGCAGCATCAGGTGCTGAGTAGGATTGGTCGAAAAATCGAGCTGGTGGAATTGTTTCAGTATCCTACAGTTCGAACACTGGCTGCCTATCTTGAATCTAATAAGAATTCACGGCCTACGGAGAAGCAGGTCGATCTTGCTGCAAAGGAGAGGTCGAATACGGGCAAACAACGTATGCTTGATCTTGCCAAACGAAAGCAGGACGCAAGAAACAGGACAAGGAAGCCACTGTAA